The following are encoded in a window of Phoenix dactylifera cultivar Barhee BC4 unplaced genomic scaffold, palm_55x_up_171113_PBpolish2nd_filt_p 000764F, whole genome shotgun sequence genomic DNA:
- the LOC103697082 gene encoding thioredoxin-like protein YLS8 isoform X1, producing MSYLLPHLHSGWAVDQAILAEEERLVIIRFGHDWDETCMQGKTRPTRPGLEDTPCMDEVLASVAETIKNFAVIYLVDITEVPDFNTMYELYDPSTVMFFFRNKHIMIDLGTGNNNKINWALKDKQEFIDIVETVYRGARKGRGLVIAPKDYSTKYRY from the exons ATGTCGTACCTTCTGCCGCATCTGCACTCAGGGTGGGCAGTGGATCAGGCCATCCTGGCCGAGGAGGAGCGCCTCGTCATCATCCGCTTCGGCCACGACTGGGACGAAACTTGCAtgcag GGAAAGACCCGGCCGACCCGCCCAGGGCTCGAGGACACGCCATGT ATGGATGAAGTGCTGGCTTCAGTTGCGGAGACCATAAAGAACTTTGCGGTGATATACCTGGTTGACATCACAGAGGTACCTGACTTTAACACCATGTATGAGCTTTATGACCCCTCAACGGTGATGTTCTTTTTCCGGAACAAGCACATCATGATTGATCTTGGGACgggaaacaacaacaagatcaaCTGGGCCCTTAAGGATAAGCAGGAGTTCATTGACATTGTTGAGACAGTCTATAGGGGTGCCAGGAAAGGGCGTGGTTTGGTGATTGCTCCCAAGGATTACTCCACCAAGTATCGCTACTGA
- the LOC103697082 gene encoding thioredoxin-like protein YLS8 isoform X2 → MSYLLPHLHSGWAVDQAILAEEERLVIIRFGHDWDETCMQMDEVLASVAETIKNFAVIYLVDITEVPDFNTMYELYDPSTVMFFFRNKHIMIDLGTGNNNKINWALKDKQEFIDIVETVYRGARKGRGLVIAPKDYSTKYRY, encoded by the exons ATGTCGTACCTTCTGCCGCATCTGCACTCAGGGTGGGCAGTGGATCAGGCCATCCTGGCCGAGGAGGAGCGCCTCGTCATCATCCGCTTCGGCCACGACTGGGACGAAACTTGCAtgcag ATGGATGAAGTGCTGGCTTCAGTTGCGGAGACCATAAAGAACTTTGCGGTGATATACCTGGTTGACATCACAGAGGTACCTGACTTTAACACCATGTATGAGCTTTATGACCCCTCAACGGTGATGTTCTTTTTCCGGAACAAGCACATCATGATTGATCTTGGGACgggaaacaacaacaagatcaaCTGGGCCCTTAAGGATAAGCAGGAGTTCATTGACATTGTTGAGACAGTCTATAGGGGTGCCAGGAAAGGGCGTGGTTTGGTGATTGCTCCCAAGGATTACTCCACCAAGTATCGCTACTGA